Genomic segment of Prinia subflava isolate CZ2003 ecotype Zambia chromosome 4, Cam_Psub_1.2, whole genome shotgun sequence:
TTTGTCCATTTGAAAAATCAAGATTAGTGCCTACATTCTTTCAGATCAAAGGTTATTATCTTCCAGGGCCTAGCAGTCAAGGCTGGCATATTGCAGAAGATACCTTCTCCTAGCATTGCTTCCCTCACCAGGAAATGATGGAAGTAGAGTAAGACCAGGGACCAGGAAGAAGATCACTGCTCAAAGGCTGTGATGGGATCTAAGATCTGAAAGGGGAGACAGGGATGGgagggccctgcagagcctttcCCATCTACCTGCTGGGGAATCTAAGGGAAAGAAGAGCACAGTCCTCCAGTCTGGTCACCCGACTGGGTGATGCCAGGGCTCCTGTTCCTCCtgcaccctgccctgcagggacaagCTGCCAAAAATCCACCTCAGGGAAAGGGCAGGCAGAtacagtgacagcagtgatgCCTCTATGAACAACCTGGGGAAACCTGAAGCCTTGTACAACTATGTGTTATTTGGCAGAAGCCaatgcagagccctgcagcatcagactgcccagggcaggaaagTATTCCATGGGCACTGGTGGTCTCTTCCCACCTCTTCTGCATCCCTCTCACTCACACTTGATCTTTCTATCCCTAAACCCTTCCGTGATGTGCCAGTGGAGAGCACAGGACACTCCTGACAGTGGACTGACTCCTGTCCATTCCCTCAGTGTCTCTGATCCACTCAGTTCCTGGAGGCACTTTCAGCAATTTTGGGGGGTGTAAGATAAAGGCACTGCGCAGCTCTCTCAATCAGTCTGCTGAGTCTCTTCAGTGAGTTTTGGGGGGATACAAAAAAAGTCTCAACTGATGACTGCAAAAGAAACCAGCTGCTGCAATTTGGATGCATATAATAGATAAGTTTCATTTACATTCTGAGAATGCACCAAAAAGCATGCATCTGCACCTTTCATCTATAGAGGATACTAGGTTTTTAGGTGTTGCTATATATAACTTGACTTCTTAATTTTCCATATAGCTTTCCCTTTAAGGGATGGGATATGTTCCTTTCTGACAACTCCTGGACAAAAGCCAACACATTTCCCTGAGCAATGCAGGAAAACAATCAGGTTTCTCTAATCAGTTCATTCAGGCCCTCAGTCTATCAAGcgcatttttttttatttttatcgTTAtcattattgttgttattattatcatcattattattattatcattgaCTTCATGCACTAATTAATTCAAGTTACACTTTAATCAAATAGGCCATAATGCTGAATATTTGAACATGCTTTGATCTCCAAAAGTTATTGTTCCCATTTGACTAACATACGCACTTAAATACAGTACTTTAAATTACTAGTCAACGATTTAATAAATTAAGGAGTGCACTTCTGGTGAATgcaaatcaaaaagaaaaagaaaagaaacaaaaaaagagaggagaaaggacCTATTTTTAGAAGATTCAGTTCAAACGAAAGCTTATCCGCTATTGTCTGAGGTAACGTTTCAAGCATGCGATCATAAAATAAATAGTATCAAATTCAAACATGCTTATATTAAACTCCATTGTGCTATCTTGCAACAGAGGGGCTTAAAGTTTTGTATCCAGTTCGGaacagggaggaggggagaaaagTGCGTTCCTATCATCTGCATGTGAGAGAACTTAGCAGCATTGCAGATGTTTTGtcttcagttttgtttgttattctCCTTTTAGGATATTTCTTCTATGGACAGCAAAAGAGACCAGGCTTAAGAAGGTTTTTTAATAAGGTGCTGTGTGGATCTGTAGGTTGGAAGGATGGAATCTTTCACAGAGGGGGCGGAAGGAAAATTTGCACTCCTTCATAAACACCACGGCAAATGCTTGCCGCGGGTTTTGGCTGAtctttttttactattattatcTGATGCACTTTCTTGCAACTGTGTAGTTTCGCAGAATATTTTTACTGGAATCCATGCATATGCTTAATAGCTCTAAAAACTGTCTTGCTTAGTTTAAGATAACTttatccaaaaagaaaaaaaaaaaaaggaaaaaaataaagaggacaGGAAAAGTTTAGGTCTAGTGTCATAACGGCTTAAAACTAAACTAGTTCAAATGGTTATCATTTACCAggtggaaatttttttttttgaaaataaacaaaactttatCTTTCGTGGATCCTGGAAGCTTCTTTATCGCAGAGCAAAGATTTGCAATGCAGCAATGCATTTACGAGGTAAATAAAGCATTCAAAGACTATCAGTAAAGCATCTACAAAGTGTGACTGTGTCACTAAAGTCTTCAAGCTGTGAGTGGggactttgttttgttttgtttttgtttacaCATCAGTCAGCAGCTTGCTTTTATTAACGCAGTTTTGGTTGGCTACAGTGCAGTTGCCAGTTCTGAGATTAGCCTCTCTAAAATTGTCTATGCTATTATTCATATCCTCTTCGATTTCCATGTACTCAGATTTGCTGATTGTGGAGGAGCTGCGGCGACTGAGATCACTGTCAGATGCTAAATTAGGGGAGCTAACGTGAAGTAACTGAGCCTGCTCTTCCCCTTCTGTTTCTCGGTGGTAGAAGTAGTTGAAGTTGGACACGATGACAGGTACAGGCAGGGCAATTGTCAGCACACCAGCGATGGCACACAAAGAGCCTACGATTTTGCCTCCAATTGTCACAGGGTACATGTCACCATATCCCACAGTGGTCATGGATACCACCGCCCACCAGAAAGCATCAGGGATACTTGTGAAATGAGACTCAGGTTCTTCAGCCTCAGCAAAATATACCGCACTAGAGAACAAAATCACCCcaatgaagaggaagaagattAGTAAACCTAGCTCTCTCATACTTGCTTTGAGGGTCTGTCCCAAAATCTGGAGGCCCTTAGAGTGCCGGGAGAGTTTGAAGATTCGAAAGACTCTTACCAGTCTGATGACTCTCAGGATGGCCAAGGAGGTGGCCTGCTCTCCTTTCTGAGTCCCCTCCCGCTCGGCCATCTCCGTGCCCAGCGTGATGAAGTAAGGGATGATGGCCACAATGTCAATGAAGTTCATTATGTTCTTGAAGAAATCAGTCTTGCTAGGGCAAGCAAAGAAGCGCACCACCAGTTCAAAGGAGAACCAGATGATGCACAGGGTCTCCACGACAAAGAAGGGATCTGTGAAGATGTTGGATTTGTACACCTGGGTGGTGTTGTCAGTGCGGTGCACTGTGTACTCCTTGTCCTCCTTGAGCTCAGGTAACGTCTCTAGGCAGAAGATCACGATGGAGATGAGGATCACCATGACAGAGACTATGGCAATAACCCTTGCCGGCCCAGAGCTCTCTGGGTACTCAAAGAGGAGCCACACTTGGCGCTGGTACTCCCCCTCCGGCAAGGGTCTCTCCTCATCTTTAATGAATCCCTCATCTTCCCGGAACTTCTCCATGGCCTCCTCACCCAGCTCATAAAATTTGATCTCCTCAGAGAACATGTCCAGGGGGACATTGACGGGCCGACGCAGCCGTCCCCCGGACTGGTAGTAGTAGAGGATGGCGTCGAAGCTGGGCCGGTTGCGGTCGAAGAAGTACTCGTTGCGCAAGGGGTCGAAGTAGCGCATGCGCTTCTTGGGGTTGCCCAGCAGCGTGTTGGGGAACTGGGCTAGAGTCTTGAGCTGCGTCTCGAAGCGCAGTCCCGCAATGTTTATCACCACGCGCTCACAGCACTCGTGGTCGTCGTGGGCAGCGGGCTGGTAGCTATCCTGGGGGTGGCCAGGTAGCGCAGAGGTCTCGTCCATGTTCTCTCCAGCCATCACGGTCATGGTGGCACACAGGAAAGGGgacccaggggctggggagaagtgagggaaagggaggaggagaaggaggaggaggatggaggagcACAGAGAGACCCAGGGCGGTTCAAGGGTGGGGGGGTTGAGGTGGGGTGGGGAGCTTGAGGAAGGGGTGGATGTGGAGCCTAAAGGGTGGAAATACCCAAAGGGAGAAAACAGAGGTGGGATGAAGGGAGAGGCATCAGGGATGATGGGAGGgtgaagaaagagggaagaagtACCTTTAGGGGGGGCAGAGGGCAGGTAAGGTGAGGGGTCCTGTCCCCCAAACCGGGAGGCTGAAGGTCTATGGAGTGCacccccaggctggggctcccctccccagccgtCTCCTTTAGCCTTTAACTCGATCCGTCCACTTTTCTCGCCGGCTCGACCATCGCCGCAGCTGCTGTCACGAAGctaccacacacacacacacgcacacacacgcacatacacataaaataaataaataaatatagaaataaatatataaatcacGGGCTGGCTGGGAGGCGAGTCCTTGCAATGCCAACTCAGCAAATTTCCATCACCTGCCTCTTCCTTcccccccaccaccaccactgccccggtcctctcctcttttgcgctggggagggagggagggaatggATGGAAATACTCTGCTTTGAAGGCATAAAGCTCACTTGCAGGATGGAGGCTGCCAGGGAGGAGAGAAACAGAATAAACCAGCCCCCAAGCCCCtccacatacacacacacacactcaggCGCAATGGATTGGCTTTCACACCAGCAGGAACATCCCGTTCTGCCCACTACGGCAGCACATGCGGAGTTCTACGCGTTCCTACACATCCCCGGACATGCACCAAGGCCTCTGAGGCAGGAAGGTGCCCCGAACTCATCGGGAGGGCTTCCCGGGCAACTTCAGCGGGGCCAGCTCCTGCAAGGAGTCTCCCGAGCACCGCGCTCCCCGCTGTGGAGATTTAGCTGAGCACTGACAACTTCATCGCACC
This window contains:
- the KCNA1 gene encoding potassium voltage-gated channel subfamily A member 1, with product MTVMAGENMDETSALPGHPQDSYQPAAHDDHECCERVVINIAGLRFETQLKTLAQFPNTLLGNPKKRMRYFDPLRNEYFFDRNRPSFDAILYYYQSGGRLRRPVNVPLDMFSEEIKFYELGEEAMEKFREDEGFIKDEERPLPEGEYQRQVWLLFEYPESSGPARVIAIVSVMVILISIVIFCLETLPELKEDKEYTVHRTDNTTQVYKSNIFTDPFFVVETLCIIWFSFELVVRFFACPSKTDFFKNIMNFIDIVAIIPYFITLGTEMAEREGTQKGEQATSLAILRVIRLVRVFRIFKLSRHSKGLQILGQTLKASMRELGLLIFFLFIGVILFSSAVYFAEAEEPESHFTSIPDAFWWAVVSMTTVGYGDMYPVTIGGKIVGSLCAIAGVLTIALPVPVIVSNFNYFYHRETEGEEQAQLLHVSSPNLASDSDLSRRSSSTISKSEYMEIEEDMNNSIDNFREANLRTGNCTVANQNCVNKSKLLTDV